In Bufo gargarizans isolate SCDJY-AF-19 chromosome 6, ASM1485885v1, whole genome shotgun sequence, a single genomic region encodes these proteins:
- the LOC122941625 gene encoding uncharacterized protein LOC122941625, with protein sequence MLPDIRYGTSAPCHWFLVSRERGERATSCRMPSCIVKGCSYSWKKKDPDIIIHAFPKDLESIRKWLIQTQQDFGDIEEFSRKILEGTKGAYRVCSRHFTADSYETRGFMTVLKKGAIPTIFPDSPENAMSYKKTKVPAKRMKIDSTSSNYGSVPGVGYQLSAVAWHPESIAGLSSHNFISPVARKETCVQGLYKYTAGEHLENDHDWSHSSYSERGSTKGQNITEERRSTLYHPRVAQTVGTVMGISPRLIHQGTNTEPFVGTSNKKVQANRQKKQNSVGIQCNLEDLPIENESDHYPFRISLRNFDVLIWADPFRIKSSVNPKPMSNYYRYCPQRGPIERLTERY encoded by the coding sequence GATGCCATCCTGTATTGTTAAAGGATGTTCATATTCCTGGAAAAAGAAGGACCCTGATATTATAATTCATGCATTTCCCAAGGACCTGGAAAGCATCAGAAAATGGCTAATTCAAACACAACAGGATTTTGGGGACATTGAGGAATTTAGTCGAAAAATTCTCGAGGGTACAAAAGGTGCATATCGTGTCTGTTCAAGGCACTTTACAGCCGATAGCTATGAAACCAGAGGCTTCATGACTGTTTTAAAGAAGGGAGCAATTCCAACAATTTTTCCTGACAGTCCAGAAAATGCCATGAGttataaaaaaactaaagtacCAGCAAAAAGAATGAAAATCGATTCTACCTCTTCCAATTATGGAAGTGTTCCTGGGGTCGGGTATCAACTTTCAGCAGTTGCTTGGCATCCTGAATCTATAGCTGGACTGTCATCACATAACTTCATTTCACCTGTAGCCAGGAAGGAAACGTGTGTTCAAGGCCTGTACAAGTACACAGCAGGGGAACATTTGGAAAATGATCACGACTGGAGTCATTCCTCGTACTCAGAACGTGGAAGTACTAAGGGACAAAACATCACAGAagaaagaagaagcacattaTATCACCCAAGGGTTGCACAGACAGTAGGAACTGTGATGGGAATTTCTCCAAGACTGATCCATCAAGGTACAAATACTGAACCTTTTGTAGGAACATCCAATAAAAAAGTACAAGCCAACCGACAAAAGAAACAAAATAGTGTAGGGATACAGTGCAATCTGGAAGACCTACCCATTGAAAATGAGAGTGATCACTATCCATTTAGGATCTCTTTAAGAAACTTTGATGTTCTCATTTGGGCTGATCCTTTCAGAATAAAGTCCAGTGTTAATCCAAAACCCATGTCTAACTACTATAGGTACTGTCCCCAGAGAGGACCCATTGAAAGGCTTACAGAAAGATACTAG